A stretch of DNA from Catenulispora acidiphila DSM 44928:
AGAGACCGCGGACATGCGGCTCGCGCTGGGGTACCAGGAGGGGTCGCGCAAGGCGGTTCCCGGCGCCGCCGGAGCGCTGAAGGATCTGGAGTCGCGGCAGAAGAAGCGCGCGACCCGGATGCAGCGGGACGCTCTGGACCTAGCGCTGGTGGACCTCGCGGCGTTCTACCGGGACGTGCTGGCCGTCCAGCTCGGTGCGATCGGCGGTCCGGGCGGTGACGTCACCGAGCCCATCCACGACGACCAGTACGCGGCCGTGCGCAAGATCGCCGCAGCGGGGACGCCGGAGGCGACGTTGCGGCGGATCGAGGCGGTGCTCGCCTGCCGGAAGGCGGTGGAGCGGAACGTGGCGCCGCTGTTGGCGGTGGAAGCCATGGCCGTGAACCTGCGCTAGACGGCCACGCGCCACGGACGTACCGCCGCTATAGGCGTGGCGTCTCTAGAGGCGCGTTCCCGATGCTCCTTAGGGCTGATCCCACGTACCCGCTTAAAGGCAGCGCTTAGCGCGAACGCACTGCCGTACCCGACTTGTTCGGCCACTGATGCGATGGTCGAAGCAGGGTCACGGAGTAGGTCTGCGGACAGCGCGAGCCGCCAGTTCGCTAGGTAAGCCATGGGCGGTTCCCCGACCTCTGCTGCGAAACGCCGCGCGAGGGCGGCGCGCGAGACGTGTGCGGCATCGGCGAGTGCTGCGACGGTCCAGGGATGCGCGGGGTCGTCGTGGATAAGGCGGAGCGCGGTACCAACCACCGGGTCGTCCTGCGCGCGGTACCAGGCAGGAGTCTCTACGTCGGGACGCGCCAGCCAGGTACGCAGCGCGACAACCGTCAAGAGATCCAAGAGGCGGTCTAGCACCGCGTCCTGGCCGGGGGTGTCACGAGCCACCTCGTCGGCCAGCAGCGGGATCAACGGAGTGTCGCATTCGCCGTCGCGCAGCACCGCTAAAGCTGGGAGCGCGGAGAGCAGCGGTGCGCAGATCTCGCTGAGGACTTGGTACGTACCGGTGACCAGGACGGTGGCGCCGTCAGGAGCGTTGCCCCAGCTGCGCGTGCCCAGGGCGCGCATGTCGCCGAGGTCTTCGCCGTCGGGGGTGGTGCAGCGCTGGCCGGGGTGGATGACGGCCTGCGGCTGCGTCGCGGGGTCGTCGGCGAAGACGTACGGGTCCGGACCGCGCAGGATCGCCAGATCTCCCTGGTGGAGGCAGGTCGCCGTGGTGGAGGACTCCGGGTCGGGGAGCACCCAGGCGGTCCCCGAGATCACGGCGACCAGCGTCAGCGGCGCCTGGTCCTGCACGCGCAGCGACCAGGGCGGAGTGAGCAGGGAACGCAGGAGGAAGGCACCGTCGGCACGCGGCCCGTTGAGCAACCCGGCTATGACGTCCATACCTCGACTTTAGACGATCGCTTATGGATATGTGGACTCTGGACCATTCTGCATCTCACGCAGGACGGCTGTACTTGAGTCATGACCACGAACGAGACCACGAACGAGACCACGGACAAGACCACAAACGAGAACGCAAACACCCCGGTGATCCTCGTCCTCGGCGCGTCCGGCAAGACCGGCCGGCGGGTGGCCGATCGGCTGGAGACCGCCGGCGCAGCCGTGCGGCGCGGTTCCCGCTCGGCGAGCCCGCCCTTCGACTGGGAGGACCCGGCGACGTGGCCGGCGGCGCTGGAGGGCGTCGCGAGCGTCTACGTGTCCTTCTACCCGGATCTGGCCGTACCGGGAGCGCCCGAGGCGGTGGCGGCGTTCACCGCCGAGGCACGTCGCGCCGGGGTGCGGCGGGTGGTGCTGCTGTCGGGACGCGGCGAAGCGGAGGCGCAGCGGGCCGAGGAGGTCATCGCGGCGGCGGGGATGGAGTGGACGGTGGTGCGCGCCAGCTGGTTCGCGCAGAACTTCTCCGAGGGCGCCTTCCTGGACGCCGTGAACTCCGGAGAGGTGGTGCTGCCGGTCGGGGACGTCCGGGAGCCGTTCATCGACGTCGAGGACATCGCCGACGTCGCGGTCGCGGCGCTCACCGAGGACGGACATCACGAGCAGGTCTATGAAGTCACCGGTCCGCAGCTCCTGACGTTCGCGGAGGCGGTGCGCGCTATAGCGGAGGCCTCAGGACGCGAAGTCGCCTTCACATCGGTTCCGCTGGACGCGTTCACCGCGTACCTCGCGGAGGCGGGCGAGGCACCGGAAGTGATCGAGATGCTGGCGTACCTCTTCGCGGAGGTACTGGACGGTCGCAACGCATATGTGACCGACGGAGTGAAGCGCGCTATAGGGCGACCGCCAAGGGACTTCGCGGACTACGCGCGCACTGCGGCTGCCAAGGGGGTCTGGAAGTGAAGACGCGTGTGAACGGAAGCGGCGTTCTCGCCGCCGCGACGGTCGTGACCGGTCTCATCGCCGGGGTCTACTACGCCTTCGCCTGCTCGGTGATGCTCGGACTCGGCGCCTCCGGCGACCGCACCTTCATCGAGGCGATGCAGAACATCAACAAGAAGATCGAGAACCCGGTCTTCTTCCTGACCTTCTTCGGCGCGCTCATCCTGCCCGCCTGGGCACTGCGCACCTACCGCCAAGACCGCACACTGCGCCTGTGGATCGCCGCCGGCCTCGTGCTCTACACGATCGGTCTGCTCACGACGATGGCAGTCAACATCCCGCTGAACAACCAACTCGCCGCAGCAGGCGCCCCGGCAAGAATCGCCGACCCCGCCGCCGTCCGAGCCCGCTTCGAGGACACCTGGAACATGTGGAACATCGCAAGGGCACTGCTCAGCACCGGTGCCGCAGCCTGCCTGGCGCGAGCGCTGCTGCTGGCCGGCTGGCGCGGAGAGACACAGCGGGCTGAGGCTGAGGCGCCGACTGCATCGCGGATGTGGAGCGCTGTTTGACCCGTATTAGGGGGTGGCTAAGGAAACGGCTCTGTGGGATTCGCTAAGGGAATCCCACAGAGCCGTTTCGCTTGTGCGTCAGTCCATAGTCGCGGCCCACGCCGCCAAGGCCTCGAAGTCCGCCGCAACCAAGCCCGATCGCCGGATCGACCTGGTGGAGCAGCGCGGGTCCGCGGCCAGCTGAGAGCGGGAGTTCGGGAAGACCGAGAACCGGGCCTACGCATTCGTTAACGTCAGCTCGTGGCCAGGGCCAGGCCGAACCAGCAGCGGATTGACTCGCTGGGAAGTCGCGCCATAATCACGCCGCTGCGACGCAGAACGGGTGTCCCTCCGGGTCGGTGAGGACGGTCCAGCGGTCGGCGCCGGGTTGGAAGTCGGGGAGCTTTGCGCCGGCGGCTAGGAGGTGCTGGATGGCCTGGGGCTTGTCGGGGGTCTGGAAGTCCAGGTGGGCGTGCTTGGCTGGGTCGGGCCAGGCGGGTGGGCGGTAGTCGGGGACGTGTTGGAAGGCCAGGGTGATGGGGCCTTCGCCGACGTAGACGAAGGTTTCGTCGGTGTCGGTGACGGGCCAGCCGGTGGCGTTGCTGTAGAAGGTGGCGAGGGCGACCGGGTCGGCGCAGTCGAACATGATCGTGGTGAGGGTCAGTGGTGCGTTCATGGGGATGAGGGTGCGCTGCGCGGGTGGGGATCGTCTTGAAGATTCTTGCGGGTGCGACGGACTGTCTTGGGCTGTGCCGCACTGTCGGTACCGGCACGTAGCGTCGATCAGGTGCAGAACGCCATGACGCTCGCTAGTCGGCCCGAGTTCTCGGTGCACGCTGTGGACTGCTTCGGCGGGAGCGCTGGTTGGTCGGGCGCTGAGGAACACCAGACGCGTCGGCTGGTACTGATCCGCGAAGGGCGGTTCCGGCGGTGGACCAACGGGGTCGAGACCGATCTGGACGCGACCACCGCATACGTGTCGATGCCCGGGGAAGAGGAACGGTTCGCGCATCCGGCGGGCGGCGACCAGTGCACATCCGTGGGATTCTCTGGAGAACTCTGGGGACGGCTTCCTATAGGGCGCACCGTATATGTAGACGCGCGTATTGAGTTCGCACATAGGCGCCTACTGGCAGCCGCCGCTACCGGAGATGCGGACTACGCGACCGCCGAAGAACTCTTAAAGCTCGTCGCACTGGCTGCCGGTTACACATCGGAATCCGTGATCGGAGACGGCGTATTAGCGGCGGCCGCGCGGGAGGCGGTCCTGGCCGATGTCCCCGAGGCTGCGACGCTGTGTGGGCTGGCGGGTCTTTTGGGCGTCTCGCCGTTCCGGCTCAGCCGCGTGTTCTCGCGCCAGACCGGAGTTTCGCTGACGCGGTACCGCAATCGGGTCCGCGTCGGGCGGGCGATGGACCGGCTCACCGGCGGCGAGACGGCGCTCGCCGATCTCGCGCAGGACCTCGGCTTCGCCGACCAGGCGCACCTGACGCGGACGGTGCGCGATCACGTCGGGCACACGCCGGTGGCGTTGCGGCGGTTGTTGTCCGGCGGGCTGGACGGGCCGGGCACGCCGAGCAGGTGGGACACGCCGAGCAGCTGGGACACGTCCAGCGCGTAACTCGCGCGCACGCAAAAGCCCCGCAGGATCACATCAATCCGGCGGGGCCGTATGCGCGCTCTTCACCTTCGATCCCCCGATCAGCAGGAGGGCTTGCCTGCTCCTACACGCGGGCCGACTGCGGCATCGGCGTCCGCACGCCGTGCCGGTTCAGCGGGACCGTCGCGGCCTGGCCCTGGCGCAGCGGCTGCGCGCCGGGGGCGGTGGCCGGCGCCGGGACCGGGGCGCCGGGCGCCGCGGGCGAGCTCGTCGGCGCCGGGACCGGTGCGGAGCCGGCCGGGGCGCCCGGGCCCGCGGCGACCGTGGCGTGCGCCGCCTCGGCCAGCAGCAGGCGGAGCTTCATCGTCTCGATGAGCTTGGCCGGGTTGTCGTCCTGGCCGCCGTGCGGGACGTCGATGGTCTCGATGACGCAGCGCGCCACCTCGTTGCCCGCCGCCTCGGCCAGGGTGCGGGTGAAGGCCGTCGCCGCCTCGTGGAACGGACCGGGGTCCTCCACGGCGGCGCGCATGCGCTCCAGGGCCGCGGCCAGCTGCTCGCGCTGGGGCGGGTGGACGCGGCGGGCGGCCAGCTCGGCCATCAGCGTCAGCAGGGCCGTGCGGACCTCGCCGAGCTCGGCGACCAGCTCCGGGGAGGATTCGTACTCCAGCTGCACGCTCAGGACCAGCGGGTCGAGCAGGTTCCACTCGGCCTTGGGGCGGACCGTGGTGCCGCGGCCGTGGCGGATGCGCAGGACGCGCTTCTCCTCCAGGGCCTTGAGCGCCTCGCGCAGGATGGTACGGCTGACCGCGAACTCGGCCGCGAGCGCCGCCTCCGGGGGCAGATCGGTGCCCGGCGGGAACTCGCCTTCCAGTATGCGCAGCAGCAGCCGCTCGACGACGGCGTTGGCGAGGCGGGCGGGCCGGATGACCCGGTGGACATTCCATCCCTCGACATACATGCTGCTGGTGCTCCTCGATCGTGCTGCTGCGTCACTGGCCGTCGCGCGGTTTTGCCCGGCGTCCAGGCATCCGGTGTGATGTACCGACTTGCGCGCCAATGTACGAGCCGAGGTCTACTCAAGGCAGCTATCTGAGGGCTATTCCATCCTAAATGATGAATCCGCGCCCGGCTTGTCGGCGCGGTGGCGGCGGCGACGCTTGATCAGCAGGAACAATGTCAGAGCCGTGATCAGCGGAAGCCAGCGGTTCTTCTCGTAACGGCCGTTCCAGACCGCCGCCAACGGGTCCTTGGAAAGGGATTCGTCGCGGATCGGCGAGGCCGCGGAGACGGCGGGTTCGGCCGGTTCGGCGATCTTCTCGGATTCCGATTCAGATGCCTTATTCGCCGGCGCGGCGGCCGGAGGCTGGGTTGGTGCGACCGGCTCGACCGCCACGACAGGTTCGGTCGCTTCGACTGCCGCAACCGCAGCACCCTCATTCTCCGCGTCGCGATACGCGGCGGCCAGCATGTCGATCCACGCCGCGCCCAACGCCGCGACCGCGCCGTGCCAGTCCTGCCGGTTGAACTCCAGGGCGCGCCCGGACAACTCCAGCTCCGGCACCACCGAGATCAGCGTCCGCTCGCCGGCGGCGCCGGCCTGCGCCAGCGTGACCCGCAGATACCCGGCCAGCGCGCCGTTCCCGCGCGCCTGCGCGGCGTCCACGGCGATGTCCAGCGTGCCCTTCTGCGCCTCGGCACCCGCTATGCAGGCGGTGCCGCGGTAGGTGATGGTGGCCCCGGCGCCGCCGGCGCCCACCCGAAGCTTCAGCCGGCCGGCGACGACGTCCCCGGCGACCCCCTCGGGCCCGTCGGCGGGCGGCACGGCGTGCACCGCGTCGACCGTCAGCCCGGGCACGGCGCGCGCCATCTTCTCGGGATCGGTGAACGCCAGCCACATAGTCCGGTGCCGCACTGGCACCTCGACCTCGAACGCCATCGCGTACCCACCCCCTCGCCGGGAAGTCACCCGCCGGCCCGCCATCATGCGGACCGCGTGCCTGGTGGCACGTTACCAGCGCTTGGACATCCCGCGGCTGACCTTGGTGACCAGATTCCGGGGGACGAGCTTGGCCACGGCCGTGAGCGCCTTGTACTGCACGCTCGGCACGCTGACCGCCACGCCCCGCCGCAGGTCGCGCAGGGCGCCCTCGACGATCTCGTCGGCCTCCAGCCACATCCACCCCGGGATGTCGCCGGTGTCGATGTCCGCGCGCTCGTGGAACTCGGTGTGGGTGAAGCCCGGGCAGACCGCGACCACGCGCACGCCGGTGCCGTTCACCTCGGCGGCGACGGACTCGCTGAAGTTGGTGACCCAGGCCTTCGCCGAGCTGTACGTGCCGCGCGGCACGAAGCCGGCGACCGAGGAGACGTTGATGATCGCGCCCTTGCCGCGCTCGATCATGCCCGGCAGCGCCGCGCGGGTCAGCCGCAGGACCGCGCGCACCAGGACGTCGAGCATCGTCTCCTCGTCTTCGACGGGATGCGCCAGGAAGGCGCTGCCCTGGCCGAAGCCGGCGTTGTTGACCAGGACGTCGATCCCGCGCAGCGGGTCGGCCAGGCGGTCCTCGACCAGGGCCCGGCCCTCGACGGTCGCCAGGTCCGCGGACAGGACCTCGACCCGGCCCGCTCCCAGCAGACTGAGTTCGGCGGCGGCGTTCTCGAGGCGCTCGATGTTGCGGGCCACGAGCACCAGGTCATAGCGGGCCGCCGCGAAACGGCGGGCGAACGCGGCACCGATGCCGGCCGTCGCCCCGGTAATCAAGGCCGTCGTCATGGCCTCAAGCCTGGCATGCCCCCTCCGGCGCCACCAGAGGGGGGTGCCAGGTAGAGGACCGTCCTGGTGGCGACCACGTCCCCGCCGCCCCCGGCGTGCGGGTAGGTGTGCCAGGTGCGCCACAGCACGCCGTGCAGCCCCGACGGGAGCGGTTCGACGACGACCGCGGTGACGGCGTCGGGGCTCGCGGGGAAGACGGCGATGGTGGCGTCAGGCAGCGCGTCAGCGTAGTCGCGGAGCGCGGAGGCCCACGCCGGGAAGTGACCGGTGTCGACCTCGCGGACTTCGCAGCGGACTTCGTAGTGGTAGCCGTCGTCGAGTTCGCGCTCTATGGCGATCGGCAGCGGACCGGGGGCGGCGTCGCGGCAGGCGACCGTCTCGCGGCAGAGCAGCAGGCCGTGGCCGGCGGTGCGGACCAGGATCTGGTGCGAGGCACCGAGGATGCGGACTTCCACGTCCAGTCCGCCGACCGGATGCCGGCCGCTGTGCAGGGGAGGTTGGTCGGGGGCGTCCAGGGACCACGACAGCTCCGAGGCGCGGACGTCCCTATAGGGGACCGATAAGGGAGCGATCACACCCGATCAACGAGTCAGCCGCTGCCAACGTCACGAAGAAAGCCTATGGTCAGACGATTTGACGAGCGGGGTGCGGCGGCACAGCGACGGTATCCAGCCACTTTCCGCGAAAGGAATCAGCGCCGACCTCGGCCGCGGCCCTTGCCCCTGCCCTTGGTCCCGCCGCCGCCGCCGCTGCCGCTGCCGTCGCGGCCGTCGCGGCCGTTCTCCTCGGGCCCGTCGAGCCCGACCTGGCGTCCGTGCTCGGTCTCCCGGTGCATCACCGCCTTGCGGCGTCCGACCATCGGCAGGCCCAGCATGCCGAGCCCGGCACCGGCCAGCGGGGTGTACAGCCACCAGCCGTGCCCGTCGGAGATCAGGGTGTTACGAAAAGGCAACAAGATGAGGAAGGCGGCCGCCCACAGGCCGATGCCGATCCAGATAACCTTTGCCTCGTTGATCTGCATCGGCTCCAGCTTGGGCCGGCCGGCGCGGCCTCTTTGCGCGGTGCGCCCGGACGAGTCACGCTCCGGCGTGGTCTCCGGTTCCTCCGCTCGGCGCCTGCGGCCCTGGGTTGTCATGTGGACAGGATATCGGCGGTGTCGGCAGCACAGAATCACCAGGCGAGGAGTGGGAGCTTGTCAGTTCAGACGGGAAGCGCAGGCGGTCCCGGCGGGGTGGGCGTCCTGGAACGCGTCTTCAAGGTGCACGAGCGGGGATCGTCGTACGTCCGCGAGGTCCGCGGCGGTTTGGCCACGTTCTTCACCATGGCCTACATCCTGGTGCTGAACCCGATCATCCTGGGCGGGACGAAGGACAAGTTCGGCCACGTCCTGAGCCACACCCAGCTGGTCACCTCCACCGCGGTGGTGGCCGGCGTGATGACCCTGATCATGGGCATCGGCGGCAACCTGCCGCTGGCCATCGCCGCCGGGCTCGGGCTGAACGGCGTGGTGGCCTTCACCCTGGCGCCGACCATGTCCTGGCCGGACGCGATGGGCCTGGTGGTGCTGGAAGGGCTCGGCATCTGCCTGCTGGTGGTCACCGGCTTCCGGCAGAAGATCATGGACGCCATCCCGCTGGCCCTGAAAAAGGCGATCGGCGTCGGCATCGGGCTGTTCATCGCCTTCATCGGCCTGGTCGACGCCGGCTTCGTCGGCGCGGGCTCGGGAACGCC
This window harbors:
- a CDS encoding helix-turn-helix domain-containing protein produces the protein MTLASRPEFSVHAVDCFGGSAGWSGAEEHQTRRLVLIREGRFRRWTNGVETDLDATTAYVSMPGEEERFAHPAGGDQCTSVGFSGELWGRLPIGRTVYVDARIEFAHRRLLAAAATGDADYATAEELLKLVALAAGYTSESVIGDGVLAAAAREAVLADVPEAATLCGLAGLLGVSPFRLSRVFSRQTGVSLTRYRNRVRVGRAMDRLTGGETALADLAQDLGFADQAHLTRTVRDHVGHTPVALRRLLSGGLDGPGTPSRWDTPSSWDTSSA
- a CDS encoding AraC family transcriptional regulator, which produces MDVIAGLLNGPRADGAFLLRSLLTPPWSLRVQDQAPLTLVAVISGTAWVLPDPESSTTATCLHQGDLAILRGPDPYVFADDPATQPQAVIHPGQRCTTPDGEDLGDMRALGTRSWGNAPDGATVLVTGTYQVLSEICAPLLSALPALAVLRDGECDTPLIPLLADEVARDTPGQDAVLDRLLDLLTVVALRTWLARPDVETPAWYRAQDDPVVGTALRLIHDDPAHPWTVAALADAAHVSRAALARRFAAEVGEPPMAYLANWRLALSADLLRDPASTIASVAEQVGYGSAFALSAAFKRVRGISPKEHRERASRDATPIAAVRPWRVAV
- a CDS encoding FadR/GntR family transcriptional regulator, whose translation is MYVEGWNVHRVIRPARLANAVVERLLLRILEGEFPPGTDLPPEAALAAEFAVSRTILREALKALEEKRVLRIRHGRGTTVRPKAEWNLLDPLVLSVQLEYESSPELVAELGEVRTALLTLMAELAARRVHPPQREQLAAALERMRAAVEDPGPFHEAATAFTRTLAEAAGNEVARCVIETIDVPHGGQDDNPAKLIETMKLRLLLAEAAHATVAAGPGAPAGSAPVPAPTSSPAAPGAPVPAPATAPGAQPLRQGQAATVPLNRHGVRTPMPQSARV
- a CDS encoding SRPBCC family protein — translated: MAFEVEVPVRHRTMWLAFTDPEKMARAVPGLTVDAVHAVPPADGPEGVAGDVVAGRLKLRVGAGGAGATITYRGTACIAGAEAQKGTLDIAVDAAQARGNGALAGYLRVTLAQAGAAGERTLISVVPELELSGRALEFNRQDWHGAVAALGAAWIDMLAAAYRDAENEGAAVAAVEATEPVVAVEPVAPTQPPAAAPANKASESESEKIAEPAEPAVSAASPIRDESLSKDPLAAVWNGRYEKNRWLPLITALTLFLLIKRRRRHRADKPGADSSFRME
- a CDS encoding DUF2617 family protein; protein product: MIAPLSVPYRDVRASELSWSLDAPDQPPLHSGRHPVGGLDVEVRILGASHQILVRTAGHGLLLCRETVACRDAAPGPLPIAIERELDDGYHYEVRCEVREVDTGHFPAWASALRDYADALPDATIAVFPASPDAVTAVVVEPLPSGLHGVLWRTWHTYPHAGGGGDVVATRTVLYLAPPSGGAGGGMPGLRP
- a CDS encoding VOC family protein, whose protein sequence is MNAPLTLTTIMFDCADPVALATFYSNATGWPVTDTDETFVYVGEGPITLAFQHVPDYRPPAWPDPAKHAHLDFQTPDKPQAIQHLLAAGAKLPDFQPGADRWTVLTDPEGHPFCVAAA
- a CDS encoding SDR family NAD(P)-dependent oxidoreductase, which codes for MTTALITGATAGIGAAFARRFAAARYDLVLVARNIERLENAAAELSLLGAGRVEVLSADLATVEGRALVEDRLADPLRGIDVLVNNAGFGQGSAFLAHPVEDEETMLDVLVRAVLRLTRAALPGMIERGKGAIINVSSVAGFVPRGTYSSAKAWVTNFSESVAAEVNGTGVRVVAVCPGFTHTEFHERADIDTGDIPGWMWLEADEIVEGALRDLRRGVAVSVPSVQYKALTAVAKLVPRNLVTKVSRGMSKRW
- a CDS encoding DUF2530 domain-containing protein → MTTQGRRRRAEEPETTPERDSSGRTAQRGRAGRPKLEPMQINEAKVIWIGIGLWAAAFLILLPFRNTLISDGHGWWLYTPLAGAGLGMLGLPMVGRRKAVMHRETEHGRQVGLDGPEENGRDGRDGSGSGGGGGTKGRGKGRGRGRR
- a CDS encoding NAD(P)H-binding protein, with the translated sequence MTTNETTNETTDKTTNENANTPVILVLGASGKTGRRVADRLETAGAAVRRGSRSASPPFDWEDPATWPAALEGVASVYVSFYPDLAVPGAPEAVAAFTAEARRAGVRRVVLLSGRGEAEAQRAEEVIAAAGMEWTVVRASWFAQNFSEGAFLDAVNSGEVVLPVGDVREPFIDVEDIADVAVAALTEDGHHEQVYEVTGPQLLTFAEAVRAIAEASGREVAFTSVPLDAFTAYLAEAGEAPEVIEMLAYLFAEVLDGRNAYVTDGVKRAIGRPPRDFADYARTAAAKGVWK
- a CDS encoding anthrone oxygenase family protein gives rise to the protein MKTRVNGSGVLAAATVVTGLIAGVYYAFACSVMLGLGASGDRTFIEAMQNINKKIENPVFFLTFFGALILPAWALRTYRQDRTLRLWIAAGLVLYTIGLLTTMAVNIPLNNQLAAAGAPARIADPAAVRARFEDTWNMWNIARALLSTGAAACLARALLLAGWRGETQRAEAEAPTASRMWSAV